The Ictidomys tridecemlineatus isolate mIctTri1 chromosome 1, mIctTri1.hap1, whole genome shotgun sequence DNA window ACtttaaatatatgaagcaaaagttaaaagaaataaaagaaacatacagATCCACAGCAATAGTGAGAGATTTGAAGGTACCTCTTTTAGTGGTAGAAAAAgtacatataaatatgcaaaatcCATAATGGTATAGAAAATGTAAACAACAAAATTAACTTATACCAAGTGGCATATTTAAAATGCTATaaacagtaaattaaaaatatgcctTTTTTAAAGTATGCATAGAACATTTAAGAAACTTGACTGTGTCATTAACTCAAAGGTGAATTTTTCCACATCACATAGGTCTGAAATCATACAGAATATGTTCTCTGAATCCATTGCAATTAAGGTAATCTGGGTAAAACATGTATAACTAGAAAAATCTCTGTATTCTTGGAATTTTTTATGAATGACCTGGAAGTCCAGGTGAAAATCTCAAAGgaagttcaaaattattttaaactgaatTATATAGAGAacattacatataaaaatttgtACAGCAATGtttggtgacacacacctataattccagatgCTTGGGAgtatgaggcaggaagatcacaagttcaagaccagcttgggcaatttaccaagaccctgtctcaaaacaaaaaggtgtGAGATGTAGTGGCACagtgcttacctaacatgcaaaagaccctgggttcaatcctcagtaccaccaaacaaacaaaaacaaaacaaaaaccttatgTAGTTATTTATGGGCAAATATGTAgctttaaatacaaatattttaaaaggctaaaaATCAGCTATCTAACTATATCAAGAGTttagaggaaaaaacaaactAGACTCAAAGAAATTAGAAGTATGTCAGATTAGTGAAATTGTAAACAAATATATAGCAATGAAGATCAGAGCCACAAagtttttgataaaattaataaaatggattaactcccagtttcagaggtctcagtctctGGTCTGCCAACTttattgctttgggcccaaggtgaggtagaacatcatagtggaaggtcatggtggaggaaagctactcagtttATGacagcaaggaagcagagagagagaaggaggagccaAGGGGTCAAGATGTGATCCTAAAGGGCACACCCATCTCAGTGACCCACCTGCCTGTAGTTAGCACCCAGTATAGTTGTACATTCAATTGTTAATCAAATTGTTAATCAAATGGcttaatccactaattaggttgTGACTgttgtaatctaatcatttcactttctgcattaacacaggagctttgggggaataCCTCACATTCAACTATAACACCATTTCATAAGACCAGCATAAGCTTAATAACAAAGTCTTTCAAAGAAATTAGGATAAAGAAAATCATATATCTATCCTCTAATAAAGTATCTGAAGAGGAATCCATTTACatgctttagtttttattttaatcataacTTCTCTAAATTCAAATCTTCAGCAATGCTGCCTCCAGGCACATAATGGGTTCAGAGTGGACTGAATGGCAAATAATTTCTCTAGGACTTTGTATGATTCAATATATTCTTCTCGGATTTACCTCATCTCAGGAAAAGATGGGAACTTATCCTAGGGCCCTGATCCTAGATCTTGAGTATGTATAAGATTTACTAGTAGAGGAGAAAAGGGgcctcaaagaaaagaaaaaacaaaaacaaaaatatttagagagGAAGACATGGAGCATGTTAATAAATAATAGTCCATTTTCTACCTTGTGGGTATtacacaaaaaaatgtggcattacACAAAAAAAGTTCAGCAAGGGAAAGACTGTAGCTAGACCTGTATTCTTTGACCCTTTCATAGTCTAAAAAGGGAAAGTGATGACTAAAGGTTTCCGAGAAGGGGATGACCATCTTTATAAGTATGTTTTAAGActgatttgggggctggggttgtggctcaatggtagagtgcttgcctagcactgggttgatcctcagcaccacataaaaataaattaataaaataaaggttttcatCCCCTtacaactgaaaatttaaaaaaaaataatgaaagatttcCTTGAGGTTCCCATCTTCAGTGCTGTAACATTATTAATATGAATGAGAAAGTTGAGACAAGAAGAAATTTGATGATGTGTAGAGAGACATGATGAGAACTTGAGAGAGGCCTAATCATTTAGAAGAGGTAGGGACTTAATGTAGCTCTAGAGTCATTGAGAAGTTTAGGTTCTCTAGACCTAGGAATCCAAGCTTTGTGAACCTTGTTAACTGCTGCATCTCTTGTTTATTTATGCTGCTGGCTTATCACTAAGTATACCCACaaattacaaattaatttatTCACTCAGAAGCATTTCATGAGTGACTTTTTTgtgtttcaaatattttgcaAGGTCTTAACgaaaatatgtaaaaactatCCCACACATAAGACAGTAAAATTTACTTtcttgtgaattattttaaatacttaagatATATAGgcatataatatttttgaaatgttaagtgaatggatttttgttttattcagttgaattaaatgaagaaaagcacaAGGAACTAATAGAGAAAAAGGAGATGGAAATATCAGAGTTAAATGCAAAATTAAGAactcaagaaaaggaaaaacaaagtgaaataatCAAACTACAGCTAGAGGTAGGTATTTTAAAAGTCTACTGAACTTTAGGATATATTACTTAGTCTAAACAATACTTCAGTTATTGTTCATCACAGTGAGataaatttcagaattaaaaacacTTCTGTTTTTATGCTCATTCTTCACCAGAGGACCTGCTCAGTCAACATACAACCATCAGCCACACTGCCTGTCAACACTGGAGCTGAAGGTGGACTCTTTAGTTGTTCAGAAGATTCTTGTTTCCAGAGAGGATGTCATTTCCTCTGAGAGCGAGAACAGATAACTCAAAGACTACCAGCATTTTACAGTCAAATCTATATGAGCTTCATAAGACTGTCATTCCAGCCAGGGAGAGTGTTTTTAATCCTCAACATTACTCTCTCTCCAGAAGAAATTGTGGAAGTGTAGTAAAccaactagaaattatttttgctttatctgGATAaaaagagacaattttttaaGTAACACCTGTTTTAGAGGCAAACAAATCTAATTTAGTACAGCATCTCATAGACTGAGGCTCCAGCTCTTGTTCTGAAGCTAATCACATGTCAGAATCTCAAAAATCCTGATATTTTGACAAAATACCTGtcctttaattttgttctttatatttaacCAGTCTCCTTTCTATATTCTTCCATCTCATTATGCTTCCCCACTTCAACTCCCATTTTACTTCATGTTGTAAGAATGCAAAGATCTCCAGGTATGGTGGttttatgcctttaatcccagcagctccgtaggctgaggcagagaatcacaagctcaaggccagcttcagcaacttagcaagaccctttctcaaaataaaaaaagatgggatgtggctcagtgtttaagtgtcccTGGTATAAAAAAGATAGTTCATAGGTCTTAGTTAAAATATACTGCTTATTTTCCAGAAACTGGTATATTCCTGGGGTGCTTGATGAGGTAATATGTGTAATCATATGGCAGAAAGGGGACTCAGGTTGATTTTAGAAGTTCTTTGCTGATGCTGCTGGCTTATCACTAAGTATACCCACAAACAATAGAGAGGACGGATGGCCAACTGAAATAGAATAGGTCATGTTTCAAGATTCACCATTGACTTTTAAACTATCAGTTGGGagtctgtattttgtttattatctAGGGTTTGTCATTAGTCTAGTTCAAGTATGCTGTTAACCTATGTATGGAACTATCATCTGTCTTTGTTGTAACTACATTTCTCCCCTCAAACCAgaacacaattttattgagagttTAGAAGTCCTCAGAGGCACAACActaaattagaaaggaagaattaTAATGCAGTATTGTTCAAAACAAAATTGGTGTGTAAGAATGATCTATGAAAATTTTTAACCTGACTTTGtttaatttgaatgaataaaaattcaaagtaaatcAATAAATTACATCCAAATTCTACTACTTATCTTCAGTTTCTAGAGAAGGACAAGTAAGGTTTCCTCCTATGACTCCTATAACACTACATTTTCTTGACAAAAGTACCCTTATgagaatgtaaaaatattttttctatttttaacttaaaCTAGATTTTCAGCTCTGGTTGCATGATAGAATCAGCTGATGCTGACTAGGTATATAATtaagtgatagagtgcttgcctagcatgcaccaggccctggtttcaagccacaatactgaaaaaaaacacCTGATTTTGAGCAAAGAGAGTATGCTAGCTATACCCCAGAGTCTCTAAAATAGTGCCCAGGTATTTGGTACTTCCTAAAGTTtcaccaaataattttttaaatttttaaaatttgttttaattagttatacatgacagtagaatgcatttatacactttaatgtatcatacataaatggatggagttggagaatatcatgctatgcgaaataaaccaatcccaaaaaatcaaaggctgaatgttttctctgatattcggatgctaattcacaataaggaggtgggcactagggaagaatagaattattccccaaataattttaatatgtagTCAGGTTTAATCTTGTTtggattttctttgctctttctttaaaattgtttcctAAAGATTTTTATGTTGTCATATAAAGAATGCACTTAAATTATAGAGTATGTGTCAAAGGAtattgtgaattatatttatagaaacatttaattttagttatttaactAGAATCTtctcaataacttttttttttaaatttcattcagtTTGATGCCAAACTAGCAAGACTTCAGACCAAATCAAAATCATATACAGATGCTACTGTTTTGCCACAGAGTATCTACAGAAGGGTATGTGAGATTTTTATCCCATGactattatttaagaaaattaattttcttaatgtttttctaTAAAAGTTACCTAATATTAACctaaatatatttaatagatttttttatatccttATGCCAGTTTTACCCATTAAATCTCACAAAACTGAAGTTATAagcttttcaaaatatctttttaaatacaaGCTTAAACCAGAGTatagtttgtttttcatttcttgttttaaattttattatttctgaattgtaatgacagttttttttctgcttcatttaGAAGCTTCAGCatcttcaagaagaaaaaaacaaggagattgAAATTCTTCGTAATAACATTCGTGATTTAGAGCAGCGCCTTTCTGTTGAAAAAGATTCTCACCTTAAGCGTAGACGGTTTTGAGCACAACTATAAATTCCTTattactatttaatttatttaaagacagtggaaaatttatttctatgttcAGTATAAGCATACTgcctaaataataaaattaaaaacaactttaaacttttttattgggTTTATTTAGACACATCCATATCTTAGCCATCTGCATACTACATTCTTGCTTAACAGTATTATCCATAAAGGAGTTCAAGTTTAGAGGGTTTAATTTCCCTATTAAACTATCATTGACTATGGAAATACTCTAGGAAGTCTAAAACATAGAcaacattcttttctttcccatttcGTCTTTCAAGACAGCCAAATAACTGTATAATACTCTTCAAATTCAGAAGAATATGATACagtgttaaagaaagaaaataagatacaaaGGCTTTATTTGTAGATGATAGTAAAAATCAAGATATGAGTATTAGATATAAAAAAAGTaagaagatattaaaaatgtagtcacatatattttCTTAGCAAAATAGTCATGTGTTAAGTATTTCTGGATCTTAAACAGAATCCACctctttctttaaagttttaatcAGTTAAAAATGTAAGATTAAAAGATAATATTATTTTGAGAGATAAGTAAAGAAAAGTGGAAAACATGTCTTTGTTGTTCTTCCTCCATTCTAATTTACTAACTATCCAACAGAAACCCCTAGGTCATAGTTTATGTTTCTGTTCTCATCAATGCAAATAGaatataggaaaaagaaaaagaaagacatattAACCAAAAGCTACAATCACTTTTCAGTTGCCtcctaataaaaatattgtttgggTCAAAATTTCTAtggcataaaatttaaaatttagaaaccaGTATAGTAGATTTCTCTGTTTGCACATTATCCAATTCCTGGCTTTGGTTcactaattattaattatatgacTTGTAAAAATGCTGGAAATGAAATTGTGTCTAGACCGACTTGGGGAGTACatcttattttaaacatttagtttgaatgtcattttcacttttttgccttattttttcaGCTTCAACTGGTGCCAACTTCTGTGGGATCAAGCTGCTGACTTCTTTGTCAGGCAGCTGGAGGCATTCGTCACTGACAAGATTCAATGACATTCTCCTCTGCCCTAAGTCCCTGTCAGCTACATAAAGATGGGAGGTTTTCAGCACACTGTCAGGTGATTGCAGACTCTCTTTTTTCAAATATCAGATGTCTACAATGGCAGCAACAGCTACTAGAAGCTGCCTGTGGATCTTTGAACAACTTACACTGTAATTGATTTACACATCCCTTTTGGCAGAGTTTCCTTTGTGCAAGTGAAAGTTGTAAACCTTCACTTCCTGCCATCTGTCAGCTCTCTGAGTTACCCTGCCTATACTGGCCCTTGTGTTTTTTATGGTGATGAAGGTCTAGAGGAGCGGGGTTTGAAGGAGTATCTGCTGCTCCTGGTTGCTGATTCTCTGAAAGCTCACTGCTCCCAAGATGCTGATGGTTGTGATGGTGATGTGGTTGCAGAGCCTCAGTTGTTTTTTCCACAGTGAGCAAAGATACATTTCTACATAAGTCTTCATTTTCAAGAGTCTGTAACAAATTTGTAAATCACTTATCAATAAGCTTGCAAATTTAGCAAGAatgcataaaaaaatatttgtagaactgACACACATGGGATTCCAACTAGTTAATTAGGATAGAGCTGATTTTGTGTTTCTTgttttatattaatgaaaaagAGTCTAATGTTAGTCTCAACCCCTAgactttttttattaaaagcttaaAGAGAAAGCCAAACTGTGTATAGCTGAGAAGTAAAATTAAGTAAACTGGCTAAAAGAACTTAAGTTTCTATGAAGTCAAAACAAATATCAAATCCTAAAATCAGTTGACCTACATGGAACCTTTTGCATCTGTGCCAACAATACATCTAATCTAACATTGTTTTCTGAAGcaaattagtttttctttgataAGTAAAAAATGGCAACAAACTCTGCTCAAAAATTATAGTTTTCCATACTTCAGTGTATGGCAGGAAATGTTTTGACTTAACGAAAGCTTTGCCAATGTGTCTCTGCTATAGTTCTGTCAGGTGAAAATAGCAAGTGACTGCCTGTTTTTCACTGACCATTATAATTTTCCATTATGCATAatagttctttcattttttgaaaaattattgttttgtgtACCCACAAACATACTTCAGGCCTATGGATATCACAGTGCAATATTAAACCTCAACCTAAAGTTGATttgtaaaaattacaaaatgaactTGAGAACCCAGTGAATCACTAAGTGGTATGACAATGTTATGAAGTTACaaattccattgaatttttagtATATATCTACTAAAGAGTGTACTTTCTGGTTATATATGAATTACTTTTAAATGAGAACTATGTATTTGATTCTAAACTTATAAAGTTtagtaaatgtttaaaataagtgTTAAATGATTTGACAAACATAAATAGCAAATACTAATCTAGTTTCAGAAAATCTATTAATTACTGACTGATTCTACAGtgcatattttttcacattttactatTTCTGAAATTAGAGTATATCTTACTATTGATGGTGTTTTTAACATAGTGTTGTACTTTAATTGGCagcatttttaaagtatatcaaataatgtttatataattaatgacatctaggaaataatgaaatagaaaaactcCTATCTCATTTGTCTATGGGATACATATAGtgtattattcttatttaaatgttatttataagGTTGagttgtggtagagtgcttgcttaataTGCAAAAGGCCCTAGGTTTCATCCCAagcattcataaataaataaataaatttcacaaattttaagtatattataggaattgtttttgctttttttctatatATCTAGGTATATTTATAACTATCAGACACTTGcacaaatacaaaatacagaaatGATACCAAAATAGGAGAAATTTACGTAGTTGGTATTTATTAATTAGCATAGATTAGACAttgagttaatattttatttccattaccCAGTCTCCCCatctttaaaatcataaaataactaTCACAGGATTATTATGGTAtacgaatggattaaaaagtgACAAATAATTAATTATCCTGTTGTACTCCTGACCAACTAAATTAAGTTGTTTGTTAAAATGAAAGGTGGTGGCTTTCTTTAGACCTGGGAAAAATCAAAGTACAACTCACAAATCAAattcagaattgtttttaaacCTGAGTTCAAATTCTGTCAGTCTGCCCTATCAAGGAAACTTTGtatagaattattttctgttcaataagagagaaaataattctagttaatatattattatttattctttttgttaaaatatttaaatatagtgTTTCTCATAACACTTTTAGGTAATGAGTGGAAAACTTACTCCACTttctattaaattaaataattaaaatttcagaCTGGGAAGAGAGTATAAGTTCTTCACAGAAAAGCCGGTAATCTTTCATCCTCGATATAAGTAATCTTGCCTCAATTCCTTGACAGGTAATGCCATAGGTAAGCTTTGCTATCACTATGCTCTTATGTGAACATTTTCAGGTTACTAcaataatatttttgtatatgtttcctaaattttttgaacatttatacTCATGCAATATCATTTGATGGTAATTAAAATATGTGACCTACATTGATTGTTGTCTAAAACCCTTCTGGCTAACGGCAGAATTATGGGTCTAAAAAAGATGTTTGAAAGTATGTGTTATATTTTACACAACAAAAAGTGTGCAAAACAATGtaattacaaaattatatttttagtaaaCCAGTAAATACGTTAATTAGCTAATTGATTATGAAACACTAACTTATTTTGATAAGCTCTTAAAagatttcctcttttctcccaGTAAAAATAATCGAGAAAAATACCCTGAAAGAGCAGTTTCCACATCTGTTTTCACAGTAAGCAATCTTAATGGCATCTTCTACATATGGGGAAGTTAGGAAGGAGTAAGGCAAACCAAGATGATATACAAGATGGCCACATCTAGAAAAAAAGGACAAACATAATGTTAttacaatatttttttgtattgtgaTACTACTCAAGCATATTTTGGCATTATAGGTTTCATGGTCTGAAACTTAAAATTCTTTACCTTCAGTAAATTTCTGTGGATTGGATCTACAAATGAACTCCCAGGCTCCATATACCAGATCAGGACTATAGTAAGTTTAATCTtagcatttatatatattattactattattaaattATACCAACATGTATAGTATAGTCTTTGTGACTTAGTCAAACATGATTTTATAATTGACATAAATTCTACAGAGCCCAAAACACTGACTTATAAATTAAGCTGTGCAAACCACATAAGGTTTTGCAACTGGTAGGGCAGCAAAAATTCTAAACCAGAAATCACAGTATAATAAAAAGATCTAGAATTTGCCATtagcacatttatttaaaaatacatctaatGCAACAAAAATTTCAGCACAATGAAGAACTCAAATCCTCAGAAATTGTGaggttcaaatatttttcttgccaCATTTTACCCAGTAAGTATATAGGGCTTTATACAAACAtcaaagtattatattttataactgtCTAAGTTAGAAGTTTAAAGGcctaaaagaaggaaatgtaatattgaaaaagtatttaataaaagacACATAGGGCTTAGGCCTAGTCAGTGGGTGGCTTATCAGACTCTGAAGAGccagaagaaaacaaagtacCCACTGAGAATATTTTTACAGCAGGTATTATATGCATTGAGTTTCTCTCAAAACATGACTGTCTTATTTGTTCataaattcaaatgaatatttgTACAGATGATGCTTAAATGATTAGCACACTTTACAGTTCAGAAATGAAATGTGTtgtcttaaaattataaattagagATAAACAAGACTACAAAGTGTGGTTTTTCATATACACAATACTTAGAGTAGAATTGTGCCTGGTGTGCAAATGGATTCTTCTGTTTACTTAATCGGAATGCCAATTCATGGGGAAAATATATAGTCACTTCAACTTTACCTAGTTGAATGATGAACTCTTTTACATTGCCTTTCCTTGAAGAAAGCCATTTCAAACATATAGAAACCAACCCTTAAATGGGCCTATTTTGAAACTgggtatttgaaaataaaacaaaatgaggtATCTTATTGTAAAATCACTattaaagcagaaagaaaacaagtAGGAATTGTTGCAAAAATCTAGAGGAACAGTCACGGAGGAAGTAACTTGAGGTAGTGATTATGAAGAAGAGATAAATATAGTGAGGATTTAGAGCCATAGAAAGTCACAACTGACCCAACATGGAAGGTTGGATAGAAGTCAGTAACCCATGCCTCTCACCATTTTCTGAAGGGCAGATGGAAGCAAAACTACCATACACAATGCTGTCTGTGATGTCCCATAACATATTAGATGATGGCTGGCAGAAGGAAGGAGTGGAAGCCATAATGCTCAACCACATCTTTCCCCAAAAACATCACTTTCTATAACTCTCACAAAGATTAAAGTAGAAGCAGGTTTTAGGAGAAGATAATTATCTTGAATTTAAGATATTTGTGAACATTTATTAAGTGGATATTCTAGTCTGGAGTTTAGTCATTGTGCTTGAGTTTTGTATATATTTGGGATCATCAGAATATAAGTTATAATTGTAGTCAAGGGATAGATGAAATTGCTCATGCAGAATGTGCAGACTGTGAGGAGAAAGAAATCTCAGTCATTCTTAATAACATAAACATGCACAGAAGAAACACAGGAGGAATGCCAGAggaagaatgaggaggaggaagaatgatATGGGGAAACCCGCAGAGTGTAACATCAGAAGATCAAAAGTTGAAACTATTTCAAAAACTGAAGATGTGGCTTTAAtttctaaatgttaaaaaaaaaagattttaggagAACTGAAATATGGCATTGtatttaacaataaatattgtcatgtctggtataaataaatacatacaaaggAAGTAGGTATATTTTAATTTGGGAGGTGTGAGTGTATACAGACCTGTCATATATGAGGAAGTCATCTTTGTATCCATTTAAGAGTGTCCAGACATCTGTTTGGTTTTCTTCTTGTTGATAAACAGGAATATGGTCTGAAACCTTATTTTTAAGATGTATGTAGTTTAATTGAGAAGAAATTCCTTGATGATTAACAACAATATAGGAAATATTAGAATATCcttctttttccaattttattcgcAGGTCTTCCAATCTAAAATATTTGGaggaaaaattcagaaaatgattTAATAGGATTAGTAGTTTCTTCTCTCTTCACAcagttttttttcctgcaaaactCTCCTTCTTACTATTTTGACTGACCCATATTTTTCATATTGCTATAAGATtccaaaacttttatttttagaattatttaaaaattgtgcttATTTAAAACTTATGCTAAATGCTTTCACAAACATTAGTCATTTAGTCTTCAGATTAACCTCATGAactgactatttttaaaatttatcttacaGACACAGAGATTCTGCTctataaatatttgcagaataaCCCTACAAATATTTTGATATAGATTTGCTAAATGACCCAACACCTTTGATAGAAAATGTAGTGTTTATTCTACTCTAGCAAAACACCCTTCTCTGCTGCTTATATTGGTAACTGACCCATTATCAGGTGtatgttttagaacattttcattacacAAACAACACATATTGAGTAGGAAGTTATAAAATGTAGGTCCACAAAAAGGAACAATATTCATAATGCCAAGAAAGTCACTACCAAAAGTCACTACAAATATTTTGGTGTATATCCTCCTTGTCTTCTCTCTTCTAATTTATTAAACATATaaagtttttccaaaaatatgatttaataaaCACATTGATCCCAGTTATGTTTTACTGTATGTACATATGCATGTGTTTATTTAATAGTTTTTCCC harbors:
- the Selenop gene encoding selenoprotein P, with the translated sequence MWRSLGLALALCFLPYGGTESQGENFICKQPPDWSIRDQNPMQNSHGSVTVVALLQASUYLCILQASRLEDLRIKLEKEGYSNISYIVVNHQGISSQLNYIHLKNKVSDHIPVYQQEENQTDVWTLLNGYKDDFLIYDRCGHLVYHLGLPYSFLTSPYVEDAIKIAYCENRCGNCSFRTLENEDLCRNVSLLTVEKTTEALQPHHHHNHQHLGSSELSENQQPGAADTPSNPAPLDLHHHKKHKGQYRQGNSESUQMAGSEGLQLSLAQRKLCQKGCVNQLQCKLFKDPQAASSSCCCHCRHLIFEKRESAITUQCAENLPSLCSUQGLRAEENVIESCQURMPPAAUQRSQQLDPTEVGTSUSUKNKAKK